In a single window of the Leptospira barantonii genome:
- a CDS encoding chemotaxis protein CheA: protein MDLSEVRDTFISESEELLSSMESNLLILEKDSKNTEGIHSVFRTIHTIKGTSGMFGYEPIETFTHDVETLLDRIRSGKQNLTKEGIEFLFLACDHIRHLVGIVGDTLVLDSKTSHRQAELIQLVKKLLSETSAQETQATSHSGKNGESKNNATSSEFDLTSTSSYWQITLIPNPHLYESGMDPYTFIKYLSQSGKIRHLFVYPDSIPDWESFNPELSYLGFEISYESSSDGNEIHSTFQFLKEGSYLKILPPQSSLRLFAENCDDFPLGKEVYLNALEIQKALTEEELLKLRNKSDVPDSRESSSSSIESNPSSSGSSSLTENGKESEALKMQTKTLRVDSSKIDTLIALVGELITQEANLSRRIGDTEDTQLIESSESLYRLVSEIREFALSLRMVPIADLFEKYKRVVRDLSKELNKQVELEIIGGETELDRSVIEKIADPIVHILRNALDHGIETSEERIRKGKPATGKLQIQASHGTGSILIVIQDDGKGLDAEKIVDKAISKGLITRDQNLSESEIYSLIFQPGFSTAEQVTNLSGRGVGMDVVLRNIESLRGTVQIQTIKDQGSSFQIRLPLTLAIIDGFLVKASGLYFIVPMQMVRETVESKVVLNGSSSGTMNLRGELLPVLHLSEFLVLERSVFEKENILILEYEDKSFGIVVNDLQGEVQSVIRPMAEVFKNIKCFSGTSILGSGEIAFILDVPGLYNSIRDQEQNKNREFAAKTS from the coding sequence ATGGATCTTTCCGAGGTCAGGGACACGTTTATATCCGAATCCGAAGAATTGCTTTCCTCTATGGAATCCAATCTTTTGATTTTGGAAAAGGATTCTAAAAATACCGAAGGAATTCATTCGGTATTTAGAACGATTCATACGATCAAAGGAACTTCGGGGATGTTCGGCTACGAACCCATCGAAACGTTTACGCACGACGTGGAAACCCTTTTGGATCGAATTCGATCGGGGAAACAAAATCTTACCAAAGAAGGAATCGAATTTTTATTTTTAGCGTGTGATCATATCCGTCATCTTGTGGGAATCGTTGGCGATACTCTTGTGTTGGATTCCAAGACCTCGCATAGACAAGCCGAGCTCATTCAACTCGTCAAAAAACTTCTTTCCGAAACCTCCGCCCAAGAAACACAAGCGACCTCTCATTCCGGGAAGAATGGAGAATCAAAAAATAATGCGACATCGTCGGAGTTCGATCTTACTTCCACGTCTTCGTATTGGCAGATCACTCTCATTCCGAACCCGCATCTCTACGAGTCAGGAATGGATCCCTATACATTCATCAAATATCTGTCTCAATCCGGAAAGATCAGACATCTTTTCGTGTATCCGGATTCGATTCCCGATTGGGAAAGTTTTAATCCGGAGCTTTCGTATCTCGGGTTTGAAATTTCTTACGAATCCTCCTCGGATGGAAATGAAATTCATTCTACGTTTCAGTTTTTAAAAGAAGGAAGTTATCTTAAAATTCTTCCTCCTCAAAGCTCTTTACGTTTATTTGCGGAGAACTGCGATGATTTTCCATTAGGCAAAGAAGTGTATTTAAACGCCCTTGAAATTCAAAAAGCGTTAACCGAAGAAGAACTTCTGAAACTAAGAAACAAATCCGATGTCCCGGATTCGAGGGAAAGTTCAAGTTCATCAATCGAATCAAATCCGTCTTCTTCCGGCTCCTCTTCCCTTACGGAGAATGGAAAAGAATCCGAAGCGCTCAAGATGCAGACCAAAACGTTGAGAGTGGATTCGTCCAAGATCGACACGTTAATCGCTCTTGTCGGCGAGCTGATCACCCAAGAAGCGAATCTAAGTAGAAGGATTGGAGATACCGAAGACACACAGTTGATCGAAAGTTCGGAATCCTTGTATCGTCTCGTCAGCGAAATTCGGGAGTTTGCTCTCAGTCTTCGTATGGTCCCGATCGCGGATCTTTTTGAAAAATACAAACGAGTCGTGCGCGATCTTTCCAAAGAACTCAACAAACAAGTGGAACTTGAGATCATCGGCGGAGAAACCGAACTCGATCGATCCGTGATCGAAAAAATCGCAGACCCGATCGTTCACATACTACGAAACGCACTCGACCACGGAATTGAAACCTCCGAAGAAAGAATTCGAAAAGGAAAACCCGCAACGGGTAAACTTCAAATCCAAGCAAGTCACGGCACGGGAAGTATATTGATCGTGATTCAGGACGACGGGAAAGGTTTGGATGCTGAGAAGATCGTCGACAAGGCGATTTCAAAAGGATTGATCACGAGAGATCAGAATTTATCGGAATCGGAAATTTATTCACTGATCTTTCAGCCCGGATTTTCAACGGCGGAACAAGTCACCAATCTTTCCGGTCGTGGCGTGGGTATGGACGTGGTTCTTCGAAACATAGAATCCTTACGCGGAACCGTTCAGATTCAAACCATAAAGGATCAAGGAAGTTCCTTTCAGATTCGTTTGCCTCTTACTCTTGCAATCATAGACGGCTTCTTAGTGAAAGCTTCCGGTCTTTACTTTATCGTGCCGATGCAGATGGTGCGGGAAACCGTGGAATCCAAGGTCGTATTGAACGGTTCCTCGTCGGGAACCATGAATCTGCGCGGAGAACTTTTGCCGGTCCTTCATCTTTCCGAATTTCTAGTTTTGGAAAGATCCGTATTTGAAAAAGAGAATATTCTCATATTGGAATATGAGGACAAATCCTTCGGAATTGTGGTGAACGATCTCCAAGGAGAGGTTCAATCCGTGATCCGCCCCATGGCCGAAGTTTTCAAAAACATCAAATGTTTCAGCGGAACTTCGATCTTGGGAAGCGGAGAAATCGCATTTATACTCGACGTTCCGGGTTTGTATAACTCGATTCGAGACCAGGAACAAAATAAGAATCGGGAGTTTGCCGCCAAGACGAGTTAA
- a CDS encoding STAS domain-containing protein — MSFSLYTNPEIYKTKDSQSSGLKVTVEGELTIYEASEFKEKLDGVMKDSPVFLEIDLWKIAKMDTSCLQILLALKKEAKRKDASVRFVNHSHSVLRLIDLFGLTGFLRDKIKVSKEERGEFSFQYGMNKD, encoded by the coding sequence ATGTCATTTTCATTATATACAAATCCTGAAATATACAAAACGAAGGATTCTCAGTCCTCCGGTTTGAAAGTAACCGTAGAGGGCGAGCTAACGATCTACGAAGCCTCCGAATTTAAGGAGAAGCTCGACGGAGTGATGAAAGATTCTCCCGTTTTTTTAGAAATCGATCTTTGGAAGATCGCGAAGATGGATACTTCCTGTCTTCAGATTTTACTGGCTCTTAAAAAGGAAGCCAAACGAAAGGATGCGAGCGTGCGTTTCGTAAATCACAGTCATAGTGTACTTCGATTGATCGATCTCTTCGGGCTTACCGGGTTCTTGAGAGATAAGATCAAAGTTTCCAAGGAAGAACGCGGAGAATTTTCGTTTCAATACGGTATGAATAAGGATTAA
- a CDS encoding response regulator, translated as MKRILIVDDSAVFRKILNLHLSNSNFDILEAVDGQDGLDKLQGDKVDLIVSDMNMPNMDGITFVKEIKKDPKNKFTPIIMLTTESQEEVKTEGMAAGARAWLTKPFSPEELVQTIHKLLP; from the coding sequence ATGAAACGAATTCTCATCGTGGACGACTCGGCCGTTTTTAGGAAAATTCTGAACCTGCATCTGAGCAATTCGAATTTCGACATACTCGAAGCCGTAGACGGTCAGGACGGTTTGGACAAATTGCAAGGCGACAAGGTGGATTTAATCGTCAGCGACATGAACATGCCGAATATGGATGGGATCACTTTCGTAAAGGAAATCAAAAAAGATCCTAAGAATAAGTTCACTCCGATCATAATGCTTACGACCGAATCGCAAGAAGAGGTAAAAACGGAGGGAATGGCCGCGGGCGCGAGGGCGTGGCTTACGAAACCGTTCTCCCCCGAAGAGCTGGTGCAGACGATCCATAAGCTACTTCCTTGA
- a CDS encoding response regulator produces METELKKKNTLHRIPNDPILIVEDKQENSILLESLCDELGVKHEVAANGAEAMQLIQDRKYSLFILDLMMPVMDGRSFLVKLREVYPNAVVLVQTAIDSNEKIIEIMKLGVFDYILKPIYPEIFLKVLQKALNYCYLKNMEENLAEIEGQKLRSQLEWLTYKETIRKSDSESFEKTSIHSLKTSLSQGSGIGAMTSLLDMIDSVKIQDGNFYKVDKEVLDLLLTNNRITKNMLLGLEKLLNLIDEDFLPSVISSKDVLDKIKELPEGLNSFLTSKKVSVNLPVLKREYKINVNLSLLYLAMEELFLNAFKYCSSNSPIEIFANINQSYFCITFKNRVDVKPYGGIPEKFEQLVIQPFFRIYPPVENVSHLEKFGLGLGLTAVDHIVRKHHGLFFIHNANDHTSEDVSLCVLAEIFIPLV; encoded by the coding sequence TTGGAGACCGAACTGAAAAAGAAGAATACTCTTCATAGAATTCCGAACGATCCGATTCTGATCGTCGAGGATAAACAAGAGAACAGTATTCTTTTAGAAAGTTTATGCGACGAACTCGGAGTGAAACACGAGGTTGCGGCTAACGGTGCCGAAGCCATGCAACTCATTCAAGATCGTAAATATTCGCTTTTTATTTTGGATCTGATGATGCCGGTGATGGACGGGCGTTCCTTTCTCGTAAAACTCAGAGAGGTTTATCCTAACGCGGTGGTTCTTGTCCAAACCGCGATCGACAGCAACGAGAAGATCATTGAAATCATGAAACTCGGTGTGTTCGATTATATTCTCAAACCGATTTATCCCGAAATTTTTCTCAAGGTTCTTCAGAAGGCTCTGAACTATTGTTATCTCAAAAACATGGAGGAGAATCTCGCGGAGATCGAAGGGCAAAAACTCAGAAGTCAGCTCGAATGGCTTACCTACAAAGAAACGATCCGTAAATCGGACAGCGAATCCTTCGAAAAAACTTCGATTCACAGTTTGAAAACTTCCCTTTCTCAAGGAAGCGGGATCGGAGCGATGACAAGTCTTTTGGATATGATAGACTCCGTTAAAATTCAGGACGGGAATTTCTACAAGGTGGATAAGGAGGTTCTCGATCTTCTTCTCACCAATAACCGAATCACCAAAAACATGCTTCTCGGTCTTGAAAAACTTTTGAATTTGATCGATGAGGATTTTCTGCCTTCCGTGATTTCTTCCAAGGACGTTCTGGATAAAATCAAAGAGTTACCCGAGGGTTTGAATTCTTTTTTGACATCCAAAAAAGTATCCGTCAATCTTCCCGTATTAAAAAGAGAATATAAGATAAACGTAAATCTTTCCCTTTTGTATTTAGCGATGGAGGAATTGTTTCTCAACGCTTTTAAATATTGTTCCTCCAATTCTCCGATCGAAATTTTCGCGAACATCAATCAAAGTTATTTCTGTATCACGTTTAAGAACCGAGTGGACGTAAAACCCTACGGAGGAATTCCCGAAAAGTTCGAACAACTCGTGATCCAACCCTTTTTTCGAATTTATCCGCCCGTTGAAAACGTAAGCCATCTGGAGAAATTCGGTCTCGGCCTGGGACTTACCGCGGTGGATCATATCGTCCGCAAACACCACGGTCTCTTTTTTATACACAACGCGAACGATCATACTTCCGAAGACGTAAGTCTTTGTGTTCTCGCGGAAATTTTTATCCCTCTGGTTTGA
- the ispH gene encoding 4-hydroxy-3-methylbut-2-enyl diphosphate reductase, protein MLEKIYLANPRGFCAGVKYAISYVEQVQANAAEQIYVRKEIVHNRRVVEDMKKRGILFINDLDEAPDGATVVFSAHGVAPSVVDAAKKRGMKIGDATCPLVTRVHRKARRIKDTHQIIYIGHEGHDEAIGTMGEAEMFLVESAEDVLALKDKIDPDKPLTYLMQTTLSVADTKSVVDQIANTFPFVEHPAKDDICYATTERQEAVSLMMEEIDAMLVIGADNSSNSLRLLQLAQKSKPHSFKVTGADDLSKEYIQNNQIRILGLTAGASTPQVLVDEIISKLKTFYPNAEVELFPGSREDSMNFKLPGNLLS, encoded by the coding sequence ATGTTAGAGAAGATCTATTTAGCCAACCCCAGAGGATTTTGCGCCGGCGTGAAGTATGCGATTTCTTACGTGGAACAGGTTCAGGCGAACGCGGCGGAACAGATTTACGTGCGTAAGGAGATCGTTCACAACCGCAGGGTCGTGGAAGACATGAAAAAACGAGGAATTCTTTTTATCAACGATCTGGACGAGGCTCCGGACGGCGCGACCGTGGTTTTCTCCGCGCACGGAGTGGCTCCTTCCGTAGTAGACGCCGCGAAAAAAAGAGGAATGAAAATCGGGGATGCAACCTGCCCGCTCGTAACTCGAGTTCACAGAAAGGCTCGCAGAATCAAGGACACTCATCAAATCATTTATATCGGTCACGAAGGACACGACGAGGCGATCGGAACCATGGGAGAAGCGGAGATGTTTCTCGTAGAATCCGCCGAAGACGTTCTCGCCCTCAAGGACAAGATCGATCCGGACAAACCTCTCACCTATTTGATGCAGACCACTCTTTCCGTCGCCGATACGAAAAGCGTCGTAGATCAGATTGCGAATACGTTTCCGTTCGTGGAACATCCCGCAAAGGACGATATTTGTTATGCGACCACCGAAAGACAGGAAGCCGTCTCTCTGATGATGGAAGAAATAGACGCGATGCTCGTGATCGGAGCGGACAACAGTTCCAATTCTCTCAGACTTCTACAACTCGCTCAAAAATCGAAACCGCATTCCTTTAAGGTAACCGGAGCGGACGATCTTTCCAAAGAATACATTCAAAATAATCAAATTAGAATATTAGGATTAACTGCTGGAGCCTCCACTCCTCAGGTTCTTGTGGACGAGATCATCTCCAAATTGAAAACGTTTTATCCGAACGCCGAAGTGGAATTGTTTCCCGGTTCGAGAGAGGATTCCATGAATTTTAAACTTCCAGGCAATCTGCTCAGTTAA
- a CDS encoding flagellin: MIINHNISAIFAHRTLKFNSENMGKDIEKLSSGMRINRAGDDASGLAVSEKMRTQILGLRRAEMNTEDGMSLIQTTEGYLQETHEIVQRIRVLAVQAANGIYTEEDRQQIQVEVSQLVDEIDRIASQAEFNKMKLLTGAFARLNPTASMWFHMGANMHQRERVYIETMNTAALGLRNPTVLTFISLSTAGKANSVIGLADDALRSISKQRADLGAYYNRLEHAAKGLMNAYENIQAAESRIRDTDMAEQMTSFTRYQILTQAATAMLAQANMKPQTVLQLLK, from the coding sequence ATGATTATCAACCATAATATCAGTGCCATTTTCGCGCACAGAACATTGAAGTTCAATAGCGAAAACATGGGAAAGGACATCGAGAAATTGTCCTCCGGGATGAGAATCAACCGCGCAGGTGATGACGCTTCCGGTCTTGCAGTGTCCGAAAAAATGAGAACTCAGATTCTGGGTCTCAGAAGAGCGGAAATGAACACTGAAGATGGTATGTCTCTGATTCAGACAACTGAAGGATATCTACAGGAAACTCATGAAATCGTTCAGAGAATCCGGGTTCTGGCAGTTCAGGCCGCTAACGGTATTTATACCGAAGAGGACAGACAACAGATCCAAGTGGAAGTTTCTCAGTTGGTGGACGAGATCGACCGTATCGCTTCCCAAGCGGAATTCAACAAGATGAAACTCCTTACCGGAGCTTTCGCTCGTTTGAACCCGACTGCGAGTATGTGGTTTCACATGGGTGCAAACATGCACCAAAGAGAAAGAGTTTACATTGAAACGATGAATACGGCGGCATTGGGTCTCAGAAACCCGACCGTTTTAACGTTTATCTCTCTTTCTACAGCCGGCAAGGCTAACTCGGTAATCGGATTGGCTGACGATGCGCTCCGTTCCATCTCTAAACAGAGAGCGGACTTGGGTGCGTATTACAACCGTCTGGAACACGCCGCTAAGGGTCTCATGAACGCTTATGAGAACATCCAAGCCGCGGAATCCAGAATCCGTGATACCGACATGGCTGAGCAAATGACCAGCTTTACGCGTTACCAGATCCTGACTCAGGCGGCGACCGCGATGCTGGCTCAGGCCAACATGAAACCGCAAACGGTTCTCCAGTTACTCAAGTAA
- a CDS encoding TolC family protein, with protein sequence MGSLPIHSIFIIFYFYLSVGNLSVFADPSRLPQSSSNGKRVEEVLSLIAEEHPEAKSLGHLTHSHKSHTEASGILPDPKIGVAYRNYPARNGYALNDRQLDTPTMTGVEFSVSQELPFPGKLGSEQKISKFMEREASLTYVSGINRILWDFLSKLNRYQRLKNKMELNRSTIDLLSAQKNVAMGYYSSGNISLAEAFKPAIAKTESIERETEYTTNLKDISSQLNYFQIPDRLSKNDLSSLDLDSYFKENESKILSIQNSIENSATDNPDYRAFLTEEKRLKESARLSKLSLLPQTEVFVSYMKRRSQTFALDRGPLDYRLMDTTEYRGDLFSFGVTMKVPFWSALKWGSITGQYEKQADAGKESAEKARKQIVSELQRNLELIQGFDKQLEILQKQLIPELEKAVRANSNLYLPGKAKLQDVLIAQVEVVNAKIRKEDLYERKNESILNILRLLSLLYPEKETGPHLEHDHEVRKISKTSESANSSISSEMNSGESL encoded by the coding sequence ATGGGTTCTCTACCCATTCATTCTATTTTTATAATATTCTATTTTTATCTTTCAGTCGGTAATTTGTCCGTGTTCGCCGATCCTTCGCGGTTGCCTCAGTCGTCTTCGAACGGCAAACGTGTGGAAGAGGTTTTGAGCCTCATCGCGGAGGAACATCCGGAAGCGAAGTCGCTCGGACATCTTACACATTCGCATAAATCGCATACGGAGGCTTCCGGAATTCTTCCCGATCCTAAAATCGGAGTCGCCTACAGAAACTATCCGGCCCGCAACGGATACGCGTTAAACGACAGACAACTCGATACTCCTACGATGACCGGAGTTGAGTTTTCGGTTTCACAAGAACTTCCGTTTCCGGGTAAACTCGGTTCCGAACAAAAAATTTCCAAATTTATGGAACGAGAAGCGAGCCTAACGTATGTTTCCGGAATCAACCGAATTCTCTGGGATTTTTTATCCAAACTCAATCGTTATCAAAGATTGAAAAATAAGATGGAACTGAATCGGAGTACGATCGATCTTCTTTCCGCTCAGAAAAACGTAGCAATGGGGTATTATTCTTCGGGAAATATTTCCTTGGCGGAGGCGTTTAAACCCGCAATCGCAAAAACGGAATCCATAGAAAGAGAAACCGAATATACCACGAATCTCAAAGATATTTCTTCCCAGTTGAATTACTTTCAAATCCCCGATCGACTTTCTAAAAACGATCTTTCTTCTTTGGATTTGGATTCTTACTTTAAGGAAAACGAATCTAAAATTCTTTCGATTCAAAACTCGATCGAAAATTCCGCGACGGACAATCCGGACTATAGGGCGTTTCTAACCGAGGAAAAACGTCTGAAGGAATCCGCTCGTTTAAGTAAACTTTCGCTTCTTCCTCAAACCGAAGTTTTCGTTTCGTATATGAAACGAAGATCTCAAACCTTCGCGCTCGACCGAGGTCCCTTGGATTATCGTTTGATGGACACGACCGAATACAGAGGGGATCTTTTCAGTTTCGGCGTAACCATGAAGGTTCCGTTTTGGTCCGCCTTAAAATGGGGAAGCATCACGGGGCAGTATGAAAAACAAGCGGACGCAGGAAAAGAATCCGCCGAGAAAGCGAGAAAACAAATTGTTTCCGAACTGCAAAGAAACTTGGAACTGATCCAAGGTTTCGACAAACAACTCGAGATTCTTCAAAAACAATTGATCCCCGAATTGGAAAAAGCGGTTCGAGCCAATTCCAATTTGTATCTTCCGGGCAAAGCCAAATTGCAGGACGTTCTGATTGCACAAGTCGAAGTGGTCAACGCGAAGATTCGCAAAGAAGACCTCTACGAAAGAAAGAACGAATCCATTCTCAACATTCTCAGATTGCTCAGTCTTCTGTATCCGGAAAAAGAAACCGGTCCTCATCTCGAACACGATCACGAAGTTCGTAAGATTTCGAAGACTTCAGAATCCGCAAACTCGTCCATCTCATCCGAAATGAATTCGGGAGAATCCTTATGA
- a CDS encoding efflux RND transporter periplasmic adaptor subunit, protein MKRKILFLTALVALLSVLALCKKTKQIYYCPMHPTYTSDRPGTCPICNMDLVPKTHENHEEHTTPDSSQSSSGGPVNGKSEPTFKTKNSQEIQLSLEKQQSIGIRTETVQRRDLNKRISAYSTVAYDPELYTALTEYKELLRARELLSDSSSFAGQNPQIRLRQLGLSTEQIRLWSSGKRDPSELILGGKSGRAHIYSQIYESDLAVVRVGLKISFRTNVYSDAIFYGRIASIDTILDKNNRTLRLRSEVYDKNQILKPQMFGDLEIDLPLKKVLSVPSSAVLDTGMHKTVYVQTGPDNFIGVPVKTGASAGSWIEIKEGLQEGKKVVVESAFLLDSEAKIRFGSSAEDHKH, encoded by the coding sequence ATGAAACGGAAAATTCTATTCTTAACCGCGTTAGTCGCTCTCCTTTCCGTTTTGGCTCTTTGTAAAAAAACCAAACAAATTTATTACTGCCCGATGCATCCTACGTATACGTCCGATCGTCCGGGAACATGCCCGATTTGTAATATGGATCTCGTTCCAAAAACGCACGAGAATCACGAAGAACATACAACGCCGGATTCTTCGCAAAGTTCTTCCGGTGGACCTGTAAATGGAAAATCGGAGCCGACATTCAAAACGAAGAATTCTCAGGAGATTCAACTTTCTCTCGAAAAACAACAATCGATCGGAATCCGGACGGAAACGGTTCAAAGAAGGGATTTGAATAAAAGAATTTCCGCATATTCTACGGTTGCATACGATCCCGAATTGTATACGGCGCTTACGGAGTATAAGGAACTTTTGCGCGCTCGAGAATTGTTATCCGATTCGTCCTCGTTTGCGGGTCAAAATCCGCAGATTCGTCTTAGACAACTCGGCCTTTCCACGGAACAAATCCGACTTTGGTCCTCGGGAAAAAGAGATCCTTCCGAATTGATCTTAGGCGGTAAGTCGGGAAGGGCTCATATCTATTCTCAAATTTACGAATCCGATCTCGCCGTAGTTCGTGTCGGTTTAAAAATTTCGTTCCGAACCAACGTGTATTCGGATGCGATCTTTTACGGGAGAATCGCGAGCATCGATACGATTCTGGATAAGAACAATCGAACCCTCCGACTCAGAAGCGAGGTCTACGACAAAAATCAAATTTTAAAACCACAGATGTTCGGAGATCTGGAAATCGATCTTCCTTTGAAAAAAGTTCTAAGCGTTCCATCCTCGGCGGTTCTCGATACGGGTATGCACAAGACAGTGTATGTGCAAACGGGACCGGACAATTTCATAGGAGTTCCGGTTAAGACGGGTGCGAGCGCGGGTTCTTGGATCGAAATCAAAGAAGGATTGCAAGAGGGAAAGAAAGTGGTCGTCGAATCGGCCTTTTTACTCGACTCGGAAGCCAAAATACGTTTCGGTTCCTCCGCCGAAGATCATAAACACTGA